Proteins encoded by one window of Companilactobacillus ginsenosidimutans:
- a CDS encoding carbamoyl phosphate synthase small subunit, which yields MKRYLILEDGTVFPGEGFGSSVITTGQLVVSNNRTGIEQSVTDPDAEGQILAFTTPGIGSSGINRDFYESINYQCKGIVIGSSSSDSVDGSIPFEEWITSMKIPGIKNVDIRALSKHIYEHGEMKASIMDTHDEHAMDQIKALVLPSDLVKQVSTKQSYPNPNIGLKMVIVDLGLKYSILRQLSYRDCNSVIVNYNSTPEEIASLHPDGVIFSNGPGDPKDLPKTIENIKVIQKQFPTMGIGLGSLLVALANDCQITRLEHPHHESSLAVKEVASGKIDFVNHNHSYTIDQKSIGSSDFIVTNICVSDGSIEGIRHEYLPIISVLFEPEAAPGPTDGYYVFDEFIDLIDSIKNQDWSR from the coding sequence ATGAAACGTTATTTAATATTAGAAGACGGAACAGTTTTTCCAGGTGAGGGATTTGGTTCTTCAGTGATTACTACTGGTCAACTTGTTGTTTCTAATAATAGAACTGGTATCGAACAGTCAGTCACTGACCCTGATGCTGAGGGACAAATCTTGGCTTTTACAACTCCGGGAATCGGCAGTTCGGGAATTAACCGCGATTTTTATGAATCTATTAATTATCAATGTAAGGGAATCGTAATTGGCTCCAGTAGTTCTGACAGTGTCGATGGATCAATTCCATTTGAAGAGTGGATTACTAGCATGAAAATTCCTGGAATTAAAAATGTTGATATTCGCGCTCTTTCAAAACATATTTACGAGCATGGTGAAATGAAGGCAAGTATCATGGATACTCATGATGAACATGCCATGGATCAAATCAAAGCATTGGTTTTACCTAGTGATTTAGTCAAACAAGTTTCAACTAAACAATCATATCCAAATCCAAATATTGGCTTAAAAATGGTTATTGTTGATTTAGGACTAAAGTATTCGATATTGAGACAATTGTCATATCGTGATTGCAATTCAGTCATTGTTAATTACAACTCAACTCCAGAGGAGATTGCTAGTCTCCATCCTGACGGGGTCATCTTTTCGAATGGACCTGGAGATCCTAAAGATTTACCAAAAACCATTGAGAACATTAAAGTGATACAAAAGCAATTTCCGACAATGGGAATCGGATTAGGTAGTTTACTCGTGGCTTTAGCAAACGATTGCCAAATCACCAGATTAGAGCACCCGCACCACGAATCATCATTGGCAGTGAAAGAAGTCGCCAGTGGAAAAATTGATTTTGTTAATCATAATCATTCATACACAATCGACCAAAAATCAATTGGATCATCTGATTTCATTGTGACAAATATTTGTGTTTCCGATGGTAGTATCGAGGGAATTAGACATGAATACTTACCAATTATTAGTGTGCTCTTTGAACCTGAAGCAGCTCCTGGTCCAACAGATGGATATTACGTGTTTGATGAATTTATCGATTTAATCGATTCAATTAAGAATCAAGATTGGAGTAGATAG
- the pyrR gene encoding bifunctional pyr operon transcriptional regulator/uracil phosphoribosyltransferase PyrR produces the protein MAKEIIDGQTMTRALTRITYEIIERNKGIEDLVLVGIKTRGVFVAHRIESRLKQLENISIPVAELDITPYRDDVQSDEKEVEEYKAEPLDFDITNKHVILTDDVLYTGRTIRAAMDALMSSGRPKKISLAVLVDRGHRELPIRADFVGKNIPTSQREKIKVFMKEIDGEDKVEIE, from the coding sequence ATGGCAAAAGAAATCATCGACGGTCAAACAATGACTCGTGCATTAACTCGAATAACATATGAAATTATTGAACGAAATAAAGGAATTGAGGATTTGGTTTTGGTCGGAATCAAAACTAGAGGAGTCTTTGTTGCTCATCGTATTGAATCAAGATTAAAACAACTTGAGAATATCAGTATCCCGGTTGCTGAACTTGACATCACTCCCTATCGTGACGATGTACAGTCTGATGAAAAGGAAGTCGAAGAATACAAAGCAGAGCCATTGGACTTTGATATCACAAATAAACACGTCATTTTAACCGATGATGTTCTTTATACTGGAAGAACAATTCGTGCTGCCATGGATGCGCTCATGAGTTCAGGACGTCCAAAGAAAATTTCTCTTGCCGTGCTCGTTGACAGGGGACACCGCGAATTACCAATTAGAGCGGATTTTGTCGGTAAAAACATTCCAACTTCACAACGAGAAAAGATTAAAGTATTTATGAAAGAAATCGACGGGGAAGACAAAGTCGAGATTGAATAA
- a CDS encoding Rqc2 family fibronectin-binding protein translates to MSFDGMFTHAMVNELNRTLKGGRISKIQQPFANELILTIRSERKNRQLLLSAHPSYARIQITDQPFENPAKPATFVMSLRKYITSAIVQDFRQLNNDRVVNIDLSAKNELGDIHSYTMTIEIMSRHSNIFLINNDTGKIVDLVKRVYPEDNSFRGLLPGDTYQLPPAQNKMNPFEATTDDFKDLKTASDIREKFEGIGIDTSAELASIIIGGADPVEFISNYNDVVSPNTAKQEKNNKLGFFPVEFKNTTNVIGYYPTLGELLDNYYLDRARIDRIEQQTKSITHRLSIVLKKDKSKIKKLNKQLKQTKIMDEYNLYGELLTTYMSKIERGSKSIKLTNYYNDEEVTIPLNPEFSPSDNAQSYYKRYRKLQNSIPHINEQLEITTSEVNYLESVLASLEYVDIEDVDGIIEELEESGYIKKKKKGPRRKKKKTVGEHFVTSTGIPVIVGKNNIENDKLTMKLAQKNHYWFHVKDIPGSHVILESSDPDEQSIVEAATIASYYSKARESAKVPVDYLQVRNIRKPNGAKPGFVIFEGQTTILVDPDRNLVEKLRDVKKK, encoded by the coding sequence ATGTCATTTGATGGAATGTTTACCCATGCAATGGTAAACGAACTAAATAGAACTCTGAAGGGTGGTCGGATTTCAAAAATACAACAACCTTTCGCAAATGAACTCATCTTGACAATTCGCAGTGAACGCAAAAACCGCCAATTGTTATTATCAGCTCACCCCAGTTATGCGAGAATTCAAATAACTGACCAACCGTTCGAAAACCCGGCTAAGCCTGCTACATTTGTTATGTCACTTCGTAAGTACATAACAAGTGCTATCGTACAAGATTTTCGACAATTAAATAATGATCGTGTCGTGAATATCGATTTGTCAGCAAAAAACGAACTTGGTGATATTCATTCATATACGATGACTATTGAAATAATGAGTCGTCATAGCAATATTTTCCTAATTAATAATGATACTGGGAAAATTGTTGATTTAGTAAAACGTGTCTACCCTGAAGATAATTCTTTCCGTGGATTACTTCCTGGTGATACATATCAGCTACCACCTGCACAAAATAAGATGAATCCTTTTGAAGCAACAACTGACGATTTTAAAGATTTGAAAACCGCGTCTGATATTCGTGAGAAGTTTGAAGGTATTGGAATTGACACTTCCGCGGAATTGGCGTCAATCATTATAGGTGGTGCCGATCCAGTTGAATTCATTTCTAATTATAATGATGTCGTCTCACCTAACACTGCCAAGCAGGAAAAGAACAACAAATTAGGCTTTTTCCCTGTCGAGTTTAAGAATACGACCAATGTTATTGGCTATTACCCTACTCTAGGTGAATTGTTAGATAATTACTATCTTGATCGAGCAAGAATTGATCGGATTGAGCAACAAACTAAGAGTATTACTCATCGTTTATCCATTGTTTTGAAGAAGGATAAATCCAAAATTAAAAAGTTGAACAAACAACTTAAACAAACAAAGATAATGGATGAATATAATTTGTATGGCGAGCTTTTGACAACTTATATGTCAAAAATAGAGCGTGGCTCAAAATCAATTAAATTGACCAATTATTACAATGACGAAGAAGTTACGATTCCACTTAATCCTGAATTTTCTCCTTCAGATAATGCACAGAGTTATTACAAACGTTACCGGAAACTCCAAAATTCAATACCACATATTAACGAACAGCTAGAAATCACTACTTCTGAAGTCAATTATCTTGAATCAGTTTTGGCCTCACTGGAATATGTTGATATCGAAGATGTTGATGGAATTATTGAAGAACTTGAAGAATCTGGTTATATCAAGAAGAAGAAAAAGGGACCTCGCCGTAAGAAGAAAAAGACCGTTGGTGAACACTTTGTAACCTCAACGGGAATTCCAGTAATTGTTGGAAAAAATAATATCGAAAATGATAAATTGACTATGAAATTAGCTCAAAAAAATCATTATTGGTTCCACGTTAAGGATATCCCTGGTTCTCATGTAATTTTGGAATCGAGCGATCCAGATGAACAGTCTATTGTCGAAGCAGCAACCATCGCATCTTACTATTCTAAAGCTCGTGAATCTGCTAAAGTACCTGTAGATTATTTACAGGTTAGAAATATTCGCAAACCCAATGGAGCTAAACCTGGTTTTGTAATTTTCGAAGGTCAAACAACTATCCTGGTTGATCCAGATAGGAACCTAGTTGAAAAACTTCGAGATGTAAAGAAAAAATAA
- the lspA gene encoding signal peptidase II codes for MPFVYLLVLIGLIFGDQALKFYVFNNVPSLGDQQLIPGLISLTNVRNTGAAWSMLEGKMYFFYIITAIAVIVLIYLFVKADKTDYLYRFSLLFLFAGTLGNAIDRFTRQFVIDMFNLDFINFPIFNLADTYITVGVILLIIYLFRSTAGEKNSK; via the coding sequence ATGCCTTTTGTTTATTTATTAGTTTTAATTGGTTTGATCTTTGGTGACCAAGCCTTGAAGTTTTATGTGTTTAACAATGTACCTTCACTTGGTGACCAGCAGTTGATTCCTGGATTAATCTCGTTAACTAATGTCAGAAATACCGGCGCAGCATGGAGTATGTTGGAAGGTAAGATGTATTTCTTCTACATAATTACCGCAATAGCCGTAATTGTTTTAATATATTTATTTGTAAAAGCTGATAAGACAGATTATTTATACAGATTCTCATTATTGTTCTTATTTGCCGGTACATTGGGTAATGCGATTGACAGGTTTACTCGTCAATTTGTGATTGATATGTTTAATTTAGATTTCATTAATTTTCCAATATTTAATTTAGCAGACACTTATATAACTGTTGGTGTCATCTTACTAATTATTTATTTATTCCGATCGACAGCAGGTGAAAAAAATAGCAAATAA
- a CDS encoding DegV family protein, which produces MKIAIVTDSTSYLPQEIVERYNITVVPIEVVFDTKSYREDIDITTSEFYDLLQKSPELPSTAQPPIGEMLTLYEKLAKEGYDAVISIHLASSISGFVNNLKSAADSLDDINVVVYDSWITVRLMGYLVQEAAEMAQDGKALNEIIKRLNILRNTIDESFVVNDLKNLVKGGRLSNASAVIGTMLNIKPLLEFDSVSHHIVAYDKVRSLKKAKAKAEDKLKRGVKESEYPLRLLVIDADNKEAGDEWADHLRQKYPDLTLDRSYFGPVIGAHLGRNALAIAWMRDFEKS; this is translated from the coding sequence ATGAAAATTGCCATTGTTACTGATAGCACATCATACCTACCTCAAGAAATTGTTGAGCGATATAACATTACTGTTGTACCGATAGAGGTCGTGTTTGATACAAAATCATATCGTGAAGATATAGATATTACTACATCTGAATTTTACGATTTATTGCAAAAATCACCAGAATTACCATCAACTGCCCAACCTCCAATCGGAGAAATGCTTACTCTTTATGAAAAGTTAGCGAAAGAAGGCTATGACGCAGTTATTTCAATCCATTTAGCATCTTCAATCTCAGGGTTTGTAAACAACTTGAAAAGTGCTGCAGATTCTTTAGATGACATTAACGTGGTTGTCTATGATTCATGGATCACTGTTAGACTTATGGGCTATTTAGTTCAAGAAGCAGCTGAAATGGCTCAGGATGGTAAAGCTTTAAATGAAATCATTAAACGCCTTAATATTTTAAGAAACACAATTGATGAATCATTCGTAGTTAATGACCTTAAAAACTTGGTTAAGGGTGGTCGTTTATCCAATGCTTCCGCTGTTATTGGGACAATGTTAAATATCAAGCCATTGTTAGAGTTTGACTCAGTCAGTCATCACATTGTTGCCTATGATAAAGTTCGTTCACTTAAAAAAGCAAAAGCAAAGGCTGAGGACAAGTTGAAACGTGGAGTGAAAGAATCAGAATACCCACTTCGTTTATTGGTTATTGATGCTGATAATAAAGAGGCAGGGGACGAGTGGGCAGATCATCTTCGTCAAAAATACCCAGATCTAACTCTTGACCGATCATATTTTGGCCCGGTAATTGGAGCCCATCTTGGTCGAAATGCATTAGCTATTGCTTGGATGCGTGACTTCGAGAAATCATAA
- a CDS encoding ATP-grasp domain-containing protein — protein MVTSGIHNILIIGPTNSDKNVDLSTALYDTAEILHQLGYKTTIMVENPTALLSSSEFFDKVVVEKVNGENILDYVDNFHPDAILPTVGDKNALGIISGLNGKISSTNVLGTDYFASLATFKREMFISKLNENDLPVINFISSDDEKELYDFIRSIGFPIIARRRFSNRHSSGWTNINNLFELDNFMALEDSQSAKIEIERSIRGFSEYSFTVVRDRFDNSALIGTIEDVEPIGIHHLDSNLVSPAISLNDSKLQKLRNFAMKLARVFDVVGACTVHFAYNHKTNECYITEFIPRLSEETKFLEYATSYPLATVSVELNLGYQLDKLQLDSGSSFNGASEPFMDHITSRFPQWNTTDQRYIGPSKTSDSSIIVSGFSIEEVFNKGALNDKLNDTLNRYEKLHQMDDDQLFEKIIHPTNWMLDVLIEAIRRDFELSVLSEVTGINIPYLVALKNIKENSAIIRDDEIDENNIENVVGMGVKGIGYSKVLLDRDDVVTRTVVKSKKSVSVNMDKLQQQNYFLTSGISNDLEFTDRNKIIVRSPIITSKKNIMVRQFVLMQLVKSINQNGLEAVILGREPWNSPLEIRNVAVEIADPHMELQHLNLIQEKTIFKIIDFSQTLSDEDTENNRVFQISTQPIKSVDLKADTTMRIIVVSDGTSFSIPSVIFRKMVGERSYEISAFNNFLTDTDKSEITNIVKNELEDSHQINTYNFEFAYSHDHWMVTKITSGMNQDIIRHELASSVHVIDTLVKLILGNNFQADMTVDQIFKNDDEDFLVTTNDQKFNSYDAKGIQKIISDKFK, from the coding sequence TTGGTTACTAGTGGAATTCATAACATTTTAATAATTGGCCCAACTAACAGTGACAAAAATGTTGACCTGTCTACTGCGTTGTATGATACAGCCGAAATTCTACATCAGTTGGGTTACAAAACTACCATCATGGTAGAAAATCCAACAGCATTGTTATCATCCAGTGAATTCTTTGATAAAGTCGTTGTAGAAAAGGTTAATGGTGAAAATATTCTTGACTACGTTGACAATTTTCATCCTGATGCAATTTTGCCGACGGTTGGGGACAAGAATGCTCTCGGAATTATATCCGGACTTAACGGTAAGATTTCATCAACCAATGTGTTAGGTACTGATTACTTTGCATCTCTAGCTACTTTTAAACGAGAAATGTTTATCAGCAAACTTAACGAAAATGATTTGCCAGTTATTAACTTCATCTCTTCAGATGATGAAAAAGAATTGTACGATTTCATTCGGTCAATTGGTTTTCCAATTATCGCACGTCGCCGATTCTCCAATCGTCATTCAAGCGGTTGGACAAATATTAATAACTTGTTTGAACTCGATAATTTTATGGCACTAGAGGATTCACAAAGTGCCAAAATAGAGATTGAACGTAGTATTCGTGGTTTTAGTGAATACTCATTTACTGTTGTGAGAGATCGATTCGATAACTCAGCTCTAATTGGAACAATTGAAGACGTTGAACCCATTGGTATTCATCACTTGGATTCAAATCTTGTCTCACCAGCAATTTCATTAAATGATTCAAAACTTCAAAAGTTGCGTAATTTTGCAATGAAACTAGCTCGTGTATTTGATGTTGTTGGAGCTTGTACGGTGCATTTCGCCTATAATCATAAAACCAACGAATGTTACATTACTGAATTCATTCCACGTTTAAGTGAAGAAACCAAATTTCTTGAATATGCTACGAGTTATCCATTAGCCACCGTATCAGTTGAACTTAATCTTGGATATCAACTAGATAAATTACAGCTCGATTCAGGTAGTAGTTTCAATGGCGCTAGTGAGCCTTTTATGGATCATATAACATCACGTTTTCCTCAATGGAATACTACTGATCAACGTTATATTGGGCCAAGCAAGACTTCGGACTCAAGCATTATCGTAAGTGGATTCAGTATTGAAGAAGTATTCAATAAAGGTGCTTTAAATGACAAATTAAACGACACTTTAAATCGATATGAAAAACTTCACCAGATGGATGACGATCAACTATTTGAAAAAATTATTCATCCAACAAATTGGATGCTGGATGTTTTGATTGAAGCTATCAGACGTGACTTCGAACTTTCTGTCTTATCTGAGGTTACCGGTATCAATATTCCTTATCTAGTTGCACTCAAAAATATTAAAGAAAATAGTGCAATCATTCGCGATGATGAGATCGATGAAAATAATATCGAAAATGTAGTGGGTATGGGTGTCAAAGGAATAGGGTACAGCAAGGTTTTGCTCGACCGTGATGATGTCGTTACCAGAACTGTTGTTAAAAGTAAGAAATCCGTATCCGTTAATATGGATAAACTTCAACAACAAAATTACTTTCTAACTAGTGGAATTAGTAATGATTTGGAGTTTACCGATCGCAACAAAATTATTGTGCGCTCACCAATAATCACATCTAAAAAGAATATTATGGTTCGTCAGTTTGTCCTAATGCAACTAGTTAAATCCATAAATCAAAATGGATTAGAAGCTGTAATTCTTGGACGTGAACCATGGAATTCTCCACTTGAAATTAGAAATGTTGCTGTAGAAATTGCTGATCCGCATATGGAATTACAACATCTCAATTTAATTCAAGAAAAAACAATTTTTAAAATCATTGATTTTTCTCAAACACTTAGTGATGAAGATACCGAGAACAATAGAGTTTTCCAAATCAGTACCCAACCTATCAAATCGGTTGATCTGAAAGCTGATACCACAATGAGAATTATCGTTGTATCTGATGGAACATCTTTCAGCATTCCGTCTGTAATCTTCCGCAAAATGGTTGGCGAAAGAAGCTATGAGATTAGCGCATTCAATAACTTTTTGACCGATACTGATAAGTCAGAAATCACTAATATCGTCAAAAATGAGTTAGAAGATTCCCATCAGATCAATACTTACAATTTTGAATTTGCCTATTCACATGATCATTGGATGGTTACAAAGATTACATCAGGTATGAATCAAGATATTATTAGGCATGAACTTGCAAGCTCCGTTCATGTAATAGACACACTGGTGAAATTGATTTTAGGCAATAATTTCCAAGCTGATATGACTGTTGACCAAATTTTTAAAAACGATGATGAGGATTTCTTGGTTACGACGAATGATCAAAAATTCAACAGTTACGATGCTAAGGGAATTCAGAAGATTATTTCAGATAAATTTAAATAG
- a CDS encoding RluA family pseudouridine synthase, whose product MKKIANNLITLKFEETTKARLDKFVDESVDEVSRSQITKFIKDGEISVNDQIIKKAGYKLSQGDVVEFTIPEEKPIEAIPQNIPLDVIYEDEDVLVVNKPQGMVVHPAAGHPDGTLVNAILYHSKINDDDMIRPGIVHRIDKDTSGLLMIAKNNLAKQSLMEQLKNKTNLREYVAIVHGNFKEKKGVINAPLGRSKSDRKKQAIVDDGRHAVTHFEVIEQFEGYSLVKLRLETGRTHQIRVHMQYIGHPVAGDPLYGPKNTLLGNGQFLHAKTLGFEHPRTHEWMEFSVEPPKIFNDTVNKLRG is encoded by the coding sequence GTGAAAAAAATAGCAAATAATTTAATTACTCTTAAATTTGAAGAAACTACAAAAGCACGACTAGATAAGTTCGTTGATGAATCAGTCGACGAGGTTAGCCGCTCACAGATTACAAAATTTATTAAAGATGGCGAAATCAGTGTGAACGATCAAATCATAAAAAAAGCCGGATACAAGTTATCTCAAGGGGATGTTGTGGAATTTACTATTCCTGAAGAAAAACCTATCGAGGCAATTCCTCAAAATATCCCTCTGGATGTTATTTACGAAGATGAAGATGTTCTGGTTGTTAATAAGCCACAAGGGATGGTTGTTCACCCAGCAGCTGGTCATCCAGATGGTACCTTGGTAAATGCAATCTTGTATCATAGCAAAATTAATGATGATGACATGATTAGACCAGGAATCGTACACCGAATTGATAAAGATACCTCAGGTTTATTAATGATTGCAAAAAATAATTTAGCTAAACAATCACTAATGGAACAATTGAAAAACAAAACTAATTTGCGCGAATATGTTGCGATTGTTCATGGTAACTTTAAAGAGAAGAAGGGTGTTATCAATGCACCTTTAGGTAGGTCTAAAAGTGATCGCAAAAAACAAGCAATTGTTGACGATGGTCGCCATGCTGTTACTCACTTTGAAGTGATTGAACAATTTGAAGGTTACTCACTAGTCAAACTTCGACTTGAAACTGGTAGAACTCATCAAATCAGGGTTCACATGCAATATATTGGTCATCCAGTTGCTGGAGATCCTCTTTACGGACCAAAAAATACACTACTCGGTAATGGTCAATTTCTACATGCAAAGACATTGGGGTTTGAACATCCACGAACTCATGAGTGGATGGAATTTTCAGTTGAGCCTCCAAAGATATTTAATGATACCGTAAACAAATTGCGTGGTTGA